In Mycetocola zhujimingii, one DNA window encodes the following:
- a CDS encoding long-chain-fatty-acid--CoA ligase has protein sequence MTDTTERPWLANYAPDVPVDIPVQDGSLGDLVRLSAEKHPSLVALEFFGATTTYRELLQTIERVAEALRGLGVKKGDPVAIVLPNCPEHIVAFYAILRLGAIVVEHNPLYTPRELRHQFEDHGAKVAIVWNKVVATVQDFPADIAVESLIDVDITRSMPFGMRVALTLPIAKARASRDALTAKTSGTISWSSLLSSRPIDSDHPRPESGDVAIIQYTSGTTGLPKGAVLSHANLLANAAQSRAWTPTITHAGCTVYAVLPMFHAYGLTLCLTFAMSMGARLVLFPKFDPDLVLKAAKKHPPTFLPAVPPIADRLLARAKETNTSLQGLEIGITGAMALPHDLVVPFEAATGGFLIEGYGLSECSPVLMANPVSDGRKAGTVGLPLPSTEIRIVDPENPTVDVEPGMPGELIVRGPQVFSGYYRKPEETSAVFVGNWFRTGDIVSMDTDGFVTVVDRIKELIITGGFNVAPTEVENTLRLHPSIADVAVVGMPSAHSGEDVVAAIVLKDGVKPDRESIRQFARDNLTPYKVPRRIMFIDELPTSLIGKVLRKQVREHLLEKESGKTGSFPTV, from the coding sequence GTGACCGATACCACCGAACGTCCCTGGCTTGCCAACTACGCACCGGACGTCCCCGTCGACATCCCGGTTCAGGATGGAAGCCTCGGCGACCTGGTCCGCCTCTCCGCCGAAAAGCACCCGTCGCTCGTCGCCCTCGAGTTCTTCGGCGCAACGACGACCTACCGCGAACTCCTGCAGACCATCGAGCGTGTCGCAGAGGCGCTCCGCGGTCTCGGCGTGAAGAAGGGCGACCCCGTCGCCATCGTGCTGCCGAACTGCCCGGAACACATCGTGGCGTTCTACGCGATCCTCCGCCTCGGCGCGATCGTCGTCGAGCACAATCCGCTCTACACTCCACGGGAGCTGAGGCACCAGTTCGAGGATCACGGTGCGAAGGTCGCCATCGTGTGGAACAAGGTCGTCGCAACGGTTCAGGACTTCCCCGCCGACATCGCCGTCGAGTCTCTTATCGACGTCGACATCACCCGGAGCATGCCATTCGGAATGCGCGTTGCGCTGACCCTGCCGATCGCGAAGGCCCGTGCGTCACGAGACGCTCTCACCGCGAAGACGAGCGGCACCATCAGCTGGTCAAGCCTGCTGTCCTCCCGTCCGATCGATTCTGACCACCCGCGCCCGGAGTCCGGCGACGTCGCGATCATCCAGTACACCTCGGGAACGACGGGCCTCCCGAAGGGCGCGGTGCTCAGCCACGCAAACCTCCTCGCGAACGCCGCGCAGTCACGCGCCTGGACACCGACGATCACCCACGCCGGCTGCACCGTCTACGCCGTGCTCCCGATGTTCCACGCGTACGGGCTGACGCTGTGCCTGACCTTCGCGATGAGCATGGGCGCTCGGCTCGTGCTGTTCCCGAAGTTCGATCCCGACCTCGTCCTCAAGGCGGCGAAGAAGCATCCGCCGACCTTCCTGCCAGCGGTCCCGCCGATCGCCGACCGCCTGCTCGCGCGGGCGAAGGAGACGAACACCTCCCTTCAGGGCCTCGAGATCGGCATTACGGGTGCGATGGCGCTCCCCCACGACCTCGTCGTCCCGTTCGAGGCCGCCACGGGCGGGTTCCTCATCGAGGGTTATGGGCTCAGCGAATGCTCCCCCGTCCTGATGGCCAACCCCGTGTCGGACGGGCGCAAGGCCGGAACCGTCGGTCTCCCCCTGCCGAGCACCGAAATCAGGATCGTCGACCCCGAGAACCCGACCGTCGACGTCGAGCCGGGGATGCCCGGCGAGCTCATCGTTCGCGGACCACAGGTGTTCTCCGGTTACTACCGCAAGCCAGAGGAGACGAGTGCCGTCTTCGTCGGCAACTGGTTCCGCACGGGAGACATCGTCTCGATGGACACCGACGGTTTCGTCACCGTTGTCGACAGGATCAAGGAACTCATCATCACCGGCGGCTTCAACGTCGCGCCGACCGAGGTGGAGAACACCCTGCGCCTGCACCCATCGATCGCCGACGTGGCTGTTGTCGGTATGCCGAGCGCGCACTCGGGCGAGGACGTCGTCGCCGCCATCGTGCTCAAGGACGGCGTAAAGCCCGACCGCGAGTCGATCCGCCAGTTCGCCAGGGACAACCTCACGCCGTACAAGGTCCCGCGGCGCATCATGTTCATCGACGAACTGCCCACCTCGCTCATCGGCAAGGTCCTGCGCAAACAGGTCAGGGAGCACCTGCTCGAGAAGGAATCAGGCAAGACGGGGTCCTTCCCGACGGTGTAG
- the ligA gene encoding NAD-dependent DNA ligase LigA, with translation MTESIETQGTRDDLETAAAEAADLTTRILELRDAYYERDTSLVSDAEYDAMMHRLEQLEHFFPELQTQDSPTQTVGGRAQASLFDPVTHVERMLSLDNVFSADELRAWSERVERASGRKVHYLTELKIDGLAVNLRYERGRLVSAATRGDGVVGEDVTENVAAISSIPERLSGTGHPDLVEVRGEIFFPVESFRELNELQLAAGEKVFANPRNAASGSLRQKAEGKNAAQLTLMKNRLSRLQMLVHGVGAWPNPPVSAQSEVYDLLAGWGLPTSTHYRVFDNIDGAVGFIDYFGEHRSSVEHEIDGIVVKVDELALHDELGATSRAPRWATAYKYPPEQVNTKLLNIVVSVGRTGRATPFAQVEPVRVAGSTVSQATLHNQDVVKAKGVLIGDTVVLRKAGDVIPEILGPVVELRDGTEREFVMPERCPSCDTPLRPAKEGDKDLRCPNSRSCPAQVRGRVEHVGSRGALDVEGLGEVAAAALTQPLEPTRPPLADENGDVSEAGLFAMTIADLFPVEVTVIDIETGLPKLTDDGAVKRVTPFRRRRAKKDGLFDPDSEVFNGDEFSVPSKGALELLDNLAASRTKPLWRILVALNIRHVGPVAARALANYFGSLDAIRAATRDELAETEGVGGIIADAVIDWFEVDWHKQIVEEWRKAGVQFATPGHPGPGAAGNEDGVLAGITVVATGSLEGFTREGAQEAIIAAGGKAASSVSKKTDFVAAGPGAGSKLGKAEELGLRIIDAEQFALLVTKGPAALDE, from the coding sequence GTGACAGAAAGCATCGAGACGCAGGGCACACGCGACGACCTGGAGACGGCGGCGGCAGAAGCCGCTGACCTCACCACACGGATCCTCGAACTCCGCGACGCCTACTACGAGCGAGACACCTCGCTCGTCTCCGACGCCGAGTACGACGCCATGATGCACAGGCTCGAGCAGCTCGAGCACTTCTTCCCCGAGCTGCAAACGCAGGACAGCCCCACCCAGACCGTTGGCGGCCGCGCGCAGGCATCGCTCTTCGATCCGGTCACGCACGTGGAACGGATGCTGAGCCTCGACAACGTCTTCTCCGCCGATGAACTCCGCGCGTGGAGCGAGCGGGTGGAGCGAGCGTCAGGCCGCAAGGTCCACTACCTCACCGAGCTCAAGATCGACGGCCTCGCCGTGAACCTGCGCTACGAGCGGGGTCGGCTCGTGAGCGCCGCGACCCGCGGTGACGGCGTCGTCGGCGAAGACGTCACCGAGAACGTCGCCGCAATCTCGTCCATCCCCGAGCGCCTCAGCGGAACCGGGCATCCAGACCTGGTCGAGGTCCGCGGCGAGATCTTCTTTCCCGTCGAATCGTTCCGCGAACTCAACGAACTGCAGCTCGCCGCCGGTGAGAAGGTCTTCGCCAACCCCCGCAATGCGGCGAGCGGCAGCCTCAGGCAGAAGGCAGAGGGCAAGAACGCCGCCCAGCTCACGCTGATGAAGAACCGGCTGAGCCGGCTGCAGATGCTCGTTCACGGCGTCGGGGCCTGGCCGAACCCGCCCGTCTCCGCGCAGAGCGAGGTCTACGACCTCCTGGCGGGGTGGGGGCTGCCCACATCGACTCATTACCGGGTCTTCGACAACATCGACGGAGCCGTCGGCTTCATCGACTACTTCGGTGAGCACCGGTCGAGCGTCGAGCACGAGATCGACGGCATCGTCGTCAAGGTCGATGAGCTCGCGCTGCACGACGAACTCGGTGCGACGAGCAGGGCCCCGAGGTGGGCGACGGCGTACAAGTACCCGCCGGAACAGGTCAACACCAAGCTTCTCAACATCGTGGTGAGCGTCGGCAGAACAGGGCGGGCTACCCCGTTTGCGCAGGTCGAGCCTGTGCGCGTCGCCGGCTCGACAGTCAGCCAGGCGACGCTGCACAACCAGGACGTCGTCAAGGCGAAGGGTGTGCTCATCGGCGACACCGTCGTGCTGCGCAAGGCCGGTGACGTGATCCCCGAGATCCTGGGGCCCGTCGTCGAACTGCGCGACGGCACCGAGCGCGAGTTCGTGATGCCAGAGCGCTGCCCGTCGTGCGACACCCCGCTTCGGCCGGCGAAAGAGGGTGACAAAGACCTCCGCTGCCCCAATTCCCGTTCGTGCCCGGCGCAGGTGCGGGGCCGGGTGGAACACGTCGGTTCCCGTGGCGCCCTCGACGTCGAAGGGCTCGGAGAGGTTGCGGCTGCCGCGCTGACGCAGCCGCTCGAACCGACACGACCACCGCTCGCCGACGAAAACGGTGACGTGTCCGAAGCCGGACTGTTCGCGATGACCATCGCCGACCTGTTCCCGGTCGAGGTGACCGTGATCGACATCGAGACGGGCCTGCCGAAGCTGACCGATGACGGTGCTGTAAAGCGAGTCACTCCGTTCCGCCGCCGCAGGGCGAAGAAAGATGGCCTGTTCGACCCCGACTCGGAGGTGTTCAATGGCGACGAGTTCTCCGTGCCGTCCAAGGGTGCGCTCGAGCTGCTCGACAACCTCGCAGCGTCCAGGACCAAACCGCTGTGGCGCATCCTCGTCGCCCTGAATATCCGACACGTCGGCCCTGTCGCTGCTCGGGCTCTCGCGAACTACTTCGGGTCGCTCGACGCCATCCGCGCGGCCACCCGTGACGAACTCGCCGAGACAGAGGGTGTGGGCGGCATCATCGCCGACGCGGTCATCGACTGGTTCGAGGTCGACTGGCACAAGCAGATCGTCGAGGAGTGGCGAAAGGCGGGCGTCCAGTTCGCGACGCCCGGCCACCCCGGCCCCGGCGCCGCTGGCAACGAAGACGGTGTCCTCGCCGGGATCACGGTCGTGGCGACCGGGTCGCTCGAGGGATTCACCCGCGAGGGTGCCCAGGAAGCGATCATCGCCGCCGGCGGCAAGGCGGCATCCAGTGTGTCGAAGAAGACGGATTTCGTCGCTGCAGGGCCCGGTGCAGGGTCAAAGCTCGGCAAGGCCGAGGAACTCGGACTCCGGATCATCGACGCCGAGCAGTTCGCGCTGCTGGTGACGAAAGGACCCGCGGCGCTCGACGAATGA
- the mnmA gene encoding tRNA 2-thiouridine(34) synthase MnmA: MKVLAAMSGGVDSAVAAARAVEAGHEVVGVHLALSRMPGTLRTGSRGCCTIEDSMDAQRAANIIGIPYYVWDFSERFKLDVVDDFIAEYTAGRTPNPCMRCNEKIKFAALLEKALDLGFDAVCTGHYATIVADADGNPELHRASAWAKDQSYVLGVLTAEQIAHSMFPLGATPSKAEVRAEAAARGFSVANKPDSHDICFIPDGDTRGWLADRVGAEKGAILDRNGAVVGSHEGAQAFTVGQRRGLNLGVPDPGGRPRFVLEVRPKTNEVVVGPKEALAIGEIAGSRFTWAGRAPEHPDLAFECDVQIRAHADPVPAVAVVQPHAETGEPELMIRPHTPLDGVAPGQTAVVYVGTRVLGQCTIDRTVSAVPADA, encoded by the coding sequence GTGAAGGTTTTAGCAGCTATGTCAGGCGGGGTGGACTCCGCGGTCGCCGCAGCGCGTGCGGTCGAAGCGGGCCACGAGGTCGTCGGCGTGCACCTGGCGCTGAGCCGGATGCCCGGAACGCTGCGCACGGGGAGCCGAGGGTGCTGCACCATCGAGGACTCGATGGACGCACAGCGGGCCGCGAACATCATCGGAATCCCGTACTACGTGTGGGATTTCTCCGAGCGGTTCAAGCTCGATGTCGTCGACGATTTCATCGCGGAGTACACCGCAGGCCGTACCCCGAACCCGTGCATGCGATGCAACGAGAAGATCAAGTTCGCCGCCCTGCTCGAGAAAGCTCTCGACCTGGGCTTCGACGCGGTCTGCACGGGGCACTACGCCACGATCGTGGCGGATGCCGACGGCAACCCTGAACTTCACCGCGCGAGCGCGTGGGCGAAGGACCAGAGCTACGTGCTTGGTGTGCTCACCGCCGAGCAGATCGCGCACTCGATGTTCCCCCTCGGCGCTACGCCGTCCAAGGCGGAGGTTCGTGCCGAAGCTGCCGCGCGGGGATTCAGCGTCGCGAACAAGCCGGACAGCCACGACATCTGCTTCATCCCCGACGGAGACACCCGCGGCTGGCTCGCCGATCGCGTCGGTGCCGAGAAGGGCGCGATCCTGGATCGGAACGGAGCAGTCGTCGGCTCGCACGAGGGTGCCCAGGCGTTCACCGTCGGCCAGCGTCGCGGACTCAACCTCGGCGTGCCGGACCCGGGTGGTCGTCCCCGCTTCGTGCTCGAGGTTCGGCCGAAGACCAACGAGGTTGTCGTCGGACCCAAGGAAGCACTGGCCATCGGTGAGATCGCGGGCTCGCGGTTCACCTGGGCCGGACGCGCTCCCGAACACCCCGACCTGGCATTCGAGTGCGACGTGCAGATCCGCGCCCACGCCGACCCGGTACCGGCCGTCGCGGTTGTGCAGCCGCACGCAGAGACCGGCGAGCCCGAGCTGATGATCCGCCCGCACACCCCGCTCGACGGTGTGGCGCCAGGACAAACTGCCGTCGTCTATGTCGGTACCCGCGTGCTCGGGCAGTGCACCATCGACCGCACGGTCAGCGCGGTTCCCGCCGACGCCTGA
- a CDS encoding cysteine desulfurase family protein: MVVYLDHAATTPMLPEAIDAYTDAMRQVGNPASIHSQGQSAKQMLEEAREVIARSLGCDPIEVVLTSGGTESINLALKGIYWKRNADAQRPVILAPGGEHHATIDTLEWLQAHEGASIEWLPLDDNGWLSPAVVERALTEYGDRVALLTLLWANNEVGTIQPVTDIAALAAASGVPMHVDAVAAYGYLPVDFGAVRRASGSTGDTGLVALSVSAHKIGGPVGIGALVVSRSAHVEPLLHGGGQQRQVRSGTQDVAGAVSFAVAARAAGERLASEADRLTALRDRLIAGILNAVPSAKLNGPTGAGRLPGNAHFAFPGCEGDSLLFLLDMAGVSVSTGSACQAGIPEPSHVLRAMGRDELEARGALRVTLGHSTTESDIDALLAAVPAAYAQAARAGLSDRKTVLGA; encoded by the coding sequence ATGGTTGTCTACCTCGACCACGCGGCGACCACGCCGATGCTCCCCGAGGCCATCGACGCATACACCGATGCCATGCGCCAGGTCGGTAACCCTGCCTCCATTCACTCGCAGGGACAGTCCGCGAAACAGATGCTCGAGGAAGCCAGGGAGGTCATTGCGCGATCCCTGGGTTGTGACCCCATCGAGGTCGTGCTGACCTCGGGTGGGACGGAGTCCATCAACCTCGCGCTCAAGGGCATTTACTGGAAGCGCAACGCCGACGCACAACGCCCGGTCATTCTCGCCCCCGGCGGGGAGCACCACGCCACCATCGACACACTGGAGTGGCTCCAGGCACACGAGGGCGCGTCGATCGAGTGGCTTCCGCTCGACGACAACGGCTGGCTCTCACCCGCCGTCGTCGAGCGTGCGCTCACCGAATACGGTGACCGGGTCGCTCTCCTCACCCTGCTCTGGGCGAACAACGAGGTGGGGACCATTCAGCCCGTCACCGATATCGCGGCGCTCGCCGCGGCATCCGGAGTGCCGATGCACGTCGACGCCGTCGCGGCATACGGATACCTTCCCGTTGACTTCGGAGCGGTTCGGCGCGCGTCAGGCAGCACGGGCGACACCGGACTCGTTGCGCTCAGCGTCTCTGCGCACAAGATCGGCGGACCCGTGGGCATCGGCGCCCTCGTCGTTTCGCGGTCGGCGCACGTCGAACCGCTGCTGCACGGCGGAGGCCAGCAGCGCCAGGTCCGTTCCGGGACCCAGGACGTCGCAGGGGCTGTGTCGTTCGCCGTTGCGGCGCGCGCGGCAGGCGAACGACTCGCCAGCGAAGCCGACCGTCTCACCGCTCTGCGGGACCGGCTGATCGCCGGCATCCTCAACGCTGTCCCGTCGGCGAAGCTCAACGGGCCGACAGGGGCAGGACGGCTGCCGGGCAACGCGCACTTCGCCTTCCCTGGGTGCGAGGGCGACTCGCTGCTCTTTCTGCTCGACATGGCGGGGGTGTCGGTCTCGACCGGATCAGCCTGCCAGGCCGGCATCCCCGAGCCGTCACACGTGCTGAGGGCGATGGGTCGCGACGAACTCGAGGCTCGGGGTGCACTCCGCGTTACGCTCGGGCACTCGACGACGGAATCAGACATCGATGCCCTCCTCGCCGCCGTCCCTGCGGCATACGCCCAGGCCGCGCGCGCGGGACTGTCCGACCGTAAGACCGTGCTCGGCGCGTAG
- the glgX gene encoding glycogen debranching protein GlgX — MTSAGAPRSLGVHLTSHGGELRVWSASAQQLELVLFDPKDPTWVTKTVPLERGDSDVWSVRSRSLKAGTRYAVRATGPDGPTHAFDPSTLLIEPYSKGLVRIAPGQYRSVVVDGTFDWGGVEKPKVPLDTTVIYEAHARGISKLNTSIPEHLRGSYAGIAHPATIGYLKDLGVTSVELLPVHAFTSEQRLVRQGLVNYWGYNTLNFFTPHPPYASKAAQAEGPDAILREFKGMVRLLHEAGIEVILDVVYNHTAEEGRKGPTTSLRGIDNDAYYRQTADGTYIDVTGCGNSVNTAHPAARQLVLDSLKYWANDLQIDGFRFDLAVTLGREANHEFSAGSELINDIITDPALAGVKMIAEPWDVGAGGWQTGHFPRGWSEWNDRYRDRARNFWLSDIDYARRASQAPVGIGGFATRLAGSSNTFSPDRGPLASVNFITAHDGFTLADLVSYDIKHNIGNGESNRDGTDNNRSFNHGAEGPTADVTILETRRKAMRNLLGTLLLSAGIPMITAGDEFGRTQRGNNNAYCHDSELTWLGSPVDGWQRNLFEHSKRLIELRRQNPALRPTRFGRSGEVIPSANQMDWYDASGNTMSGHDWESARNRTLQYVASSTPEFEDFNRILLIIHGVEDGITVTLPRHPGVSRYELLWRSNDETPVMDAVGSAPGDRIEIAPTSMQLFLAVSDDGGGESDESHG, encoded by the coding sequence ATGACTTCTGCCGGCGCACCGCGCTCCCTCGGAGTGCACCTGACCTCGCACGGTGGAGAGCTCAGGGTGTGGTCCGCCTCTGCCCAGCAGCTCGAGCTCGTGCTGTTCGACCCCAAGGATCCCACCTGGGTCACCAAGACCGTGCCGCTCGAACGTGGAGACTCCGACGTGTGGTCTGTTCGGTCACGATCGCTGAAAGCCGGAACGCGATACGCGGTGCGCGCCACCGGCCCCGATGGCCCGACTCACGCCTTCGACCCATCGACGCTTCTCATCGAGCCGTACTCGAAGGGCCTCGTCCGGATCGCTCCCGGTCAGTACCGCTCCGTCGTCGTCGACGGCACTTTCGACTGGGGCGGAGTGGAGAAGCCGAAGGTCCCCCTCGACACCACGGTGATCTACGAGGCGCACGCCCGGGGTATCTCCAAGCTCAATACCTCGATACCGGAGCACCTTCGGGGAAGCTACGCCGGCATCGCGCACCCCGCGACGATCGGGTACCTGAAGGACCTCGGCGTCACGAGCGTCGAACTCCTCCCCGTTCACGCGTTCACCTCCGAGCAACGGCTCGTCAGGCAGGGCCTCGTCAACTACTGGGGCTACAACACCCTCAACTTCTTCACCCCGCATCCGCCATACGCGTCCAAGGCAGCACAGGCTGAAGGACCGGATGCCATCCTCCGTGAGTTCAAGGGCATGGTCAGGCTTCTGCACGAGGCCGGCATCGAGGTCATCCTCGATGTTGTGTACAACCACACGGCGGAGGAGGGCAGGAAGGGTCCGACAACGAGCCTTCGCGGAATCGACAACGACGCCTACTACCGGCAGACCGCTGACGGCACCTACATCGATGTCACGGGCTGCGGCAACAGTGTGAACACCGCCCATCCCGCCGCGCGTCAGCTGGTCCTTGATTCGCTCAAATACTGGGCAAACGACCTGCAGATCGACGGTTTCCGCTTCGACCTCGCCGTGACGCTCGGGCGGGAGGCGAACCACGAGTTCTCCGCTGGGTCTGAACTGATCAACGACATCATCACCGACCCGGCCCTCGCAGGCGTGAAGATGATCGCGGAGCCGTGGGATGTCGGCGCCGGCGGTTGGCAGACGGGGCACTTCCCCCGCGGCTGGAGCGAGTGGAACGACAGATACCGTGACCGCGCCCGCAACTTCTGGCTCTCCGACATCGACTACGCGCGGAGGGCGAGCCAGGCACCGGTCGGCATCGGTGGCTTCGCGACGCGACTGGCCGGGTCAAGCAACACCTTCTCACCCGACCGCGGCCCGCTCGCGTCGGTCAACTTCATCACCGCCCACGACGGGTTCACCCTCGCCGACCTCGTGTCGTACGACATCAAACACAACATCGGCAACGGTGAATCGAACCGTGACGGGACTGACAACAACCGGTCGTTCAACCACGGTGCCGAGGGGCCGACCGCCGACGTGACGATTCTCGAGACGCGCAGAAAGGCCATGCGCAACCTGCTCGGAACCCTGCTGCTGTCGGCCGGCATCCCGATGATCACGGCCGGTGACGAGTTCGGGCGCACCCAGCGGGGAAACAACAACGCGTACTGCCACGACTCCGAGCTGACCTGGCTCGGCTCTCCTGTCGATGGGTGGCAACGCAACCTGTTCGAGCACTCGAAGAGACTCATCGAACTCAGGCGGCAGAATCCGGCGCTGCGGCCGACGCGATTCGGACGCTCAGGAGAGGTGATCCCGAGCGCGAACCAGATGGACTGGTACGACGCATCGGGCAACACCATGAGCGGCCACGACTGGGAGAGCGCACGCAACCGCACGCTGCAGTACGTGGCGTCCTCGACGCCGGAGTTCGAAGACTTCAACCGGATACTCCTCATCATCCACGGGGTGGAAGACGGGATCACGGTGACACTCCCCCGGCATCCGGGAGTCTCGCGGTACGAACTTCTCTGGCGAAGCAACGATGAAACACCGGTGATGGATGCCGTCGGCTCGGCACCAGGAGACAGAATCGAGATCGCACCCACATCGATGCAACTGTTCCTCGCGGTCTCCGACGACGGCGGCGGAGAGAGCGACGAAAGCCACGGCTGA
- the ybaK gene encoding Cys-tRNA(Pro) deacylase: protein MARKEKSAQTPATAMLLARGIPFAPHPYEHDPAAAGYGLEAATALGVPPTRVFKTLLADVDGSLVVAVVPVAAQLDLKALAAAVGGKKAAMADPRLAERKTGYVVGGISPIGQKTRLATVIDASAATHETVFVSGGRRGFDIELAPDDLVSVTHGEYRAIART, encoded by the coding sequence GTGGCCCGCAAGGAGAAATCAGCACAGACGCCGGCGACGGCGATGCTTCTCGCCAGGGGCATCCCATTCGCGCCGCATCCGTATGAGCATGACCCCGCAGCCGCCGGGTACGGCCTCGAAGCGGCCACCGCGCTCGGGGTTCCACCGACGCGGGTTTTCAAGACGCTGCTCGCAGACGTCGACGGTTCTCTCGTTGTCGCCGTCGTTCCCGTCGCCGCTCAACTCGACCTCAAAGCGCTCGCCGCTGCCGTCGGGGGCAAGAAGGCCGCGATGGCCGATCCCCGGCTCGCCGAACGCAAGACCGGTTACGTCGTCGGCGGAATCAGTCCGATCGGCCAGAAGACACGACTCGCCACGGTGATTGACGCGTCCGCCGCCACCCATGAGACGGTTTTCGTCTCGGGCGGGCGGCGAGGGTTCGACATTGAACTCGCCCCAGACGACCTGGTCTCCGTCACGCACGGTGAGTACAGGGCGATTGCCCGGACCTAG